Proteins encoded within one genomic window of Marinobacter halotolerans:
- a CDS encoding DUF4892 domain-containing protein, whose product MLFDHGRTAIRGIVSLLALVAGFAQATQVPPEPFEESVLEETVEISSPGRLVLFSPVREVSNEIRSASLARLPVKGKGQLFRVLDGASREEALNHYLRRLRDRGATVLFECSGVSCGGSNVWANQIFDQSTLFGSNRDQNYVVAGKIDENGKPSLTVIYTVKRTNQREYVWVEQLEAPVGTTIPGLGTGGSRIKGPILVPWEGGITFSFDWTTTDRRLINEWSATEDARVVLVSYSELEDDESFGDAMKRAENAAESLTRLLTKTGVPESQQERIVVGPAVVIPNPDRQGNRVEVMVIQR is encoded by the coding sequence ATGTTGTTTGACCATGGTAGAACCGCCATTCGTGGCATCGTTAGCCTGTTGGCACTGGTTGCCGGGTTTGCACAGGCGACCCAGGTACCGCCGGAACCCTTCGAGGAGTCGGTTCTTGAGGAAACCGTCGAGATTTCTTCACCGGGGCGGCTGGTGCTGTTTAGCCCGGTAAGGGAAGTAAGCAATGAGATTCGCTCTGCGTCGCTCGCACGGCTGCCGGTCAAGGGCAAGGGACAGCTTTTCCGGGTGTTGGACGGGGCCAGTCGCGAGGAAGCTCTGAACCATTACCTCCGCCGGCTCCGTGATCGTGGCGCGACGGTTCTGTTTGAATGTTCCGGTGTGTCTTGTGGCGGTAGCAATGTCTGGGCCAATCAGATTTTTGATCAGTCAACGCTCTTTGGTTCGAACAGGGATCAGAATTACGTGGTCGCTGGCAAGATCGATGAGAACGGGAAACCCTCGCTGACGGTTATCTACACCGTCAAACGGACCAATCAGCGTGAGTATGTGTGGGTTGAGCAGTTGGAAGCGCCCGTAGGAACGACGATTCCGGGCCTCGGTACGGGGGGATCCAGAATCAAAGGCCCCATACTGGTGCCCTGGGAGGGTGGCATTACCTTCAGCTTCGACTGGACCACCACTGACCGGCGCCTGATTAACGAATGGTCGGCCACGGAGGATGCCCGGGTGGTTCTTGTGAGCTACAGTGAACTTGAGGATGACGAATCGTTTGGCGACGCCATGAAGCGGGCCGAAAATGCGGCAGAATCTCTGACTCGTCTGCTGACAAAAACCGGTGTTCCGGAAAGTCAGCAGGAACGCATTGTTGTGGGCCCGGCCGTGGTCATTCCCAACCCCGATCGTCAGGGCAATCGGGTTGAGGTAATGGTTATTCAGAGGTGA
- the leuD gene encoding 3-isopropylmalate dehydratase small subunit yields MKALKQHKGIVAPLDRSNVDTDLIIPKQFLKSIKRTGFGPNLFDAVRYMDEGQPDQDCSNRPINPDFVLNQDRYKSASILLARRNFGCGSSREHAPWALEDFGFRVLIAPSFADIFYNNCFKNGLLPVVLDEETVDQLFSEVESEEGYELSVDLEARTVTTPSGKVHKFEVDDFRRHCLLNGLDDIGVTLEDSDVIRSYEESRRKTAPWLFGSGI; encoded by the coding sequence ATGAAAGCGTTGAAGCAGCACAAGGGCATAGTGGCCCCCCTGGACCGGTCCAATGTGGACACGGACCTGATCATTCCCAAGCAGTTCCTGAAATCCATCAAGCGGACCGGGTTCGGCCCGAACCTGTTTGACGCGGTCCGGTATATGGATGAAGGTCAGCCTGATCAGGATTGTTCAAACCGGCCAATCAACCCGGATTTCGTGCTAAATCAGGATCGCTACAAGTCTGCCAGCATTCTGCTTGCCCGCCGTAATTTTGGTTGCGGCTCCAGCCGTGAGCATGCCCCCTGGGCGCTGGAAGACTTCGGTTTCCGGGTGCTGATCGCCCCGAGTTTTGCCGACATTTTCTACAATAACTGCTTTAAGAATGGCTTGTTACCGGTTGTTCTTGATGAAGAAACTGTTGATCAGCTGTTCTCCGAAGTGGAGTCCGAGGAAGGCTATGAGCTGTCGGTTGACCTTGAGGCCAGAACGGTGACCACGCCATCCGGGAAGGTTCACAAATTTGAAGTGGATGATTTCCGCAGGCATTGCCTGTTGAACGGGCTGGACGACATTGGCGTTACGCTTGAGGATTCGGATGTGATTCGTTCCTACGAGGAGAGTCGCCGTAAAACTGCGCCCTGGTTGTTTGGCAGCGGGATATGA
- a CDS encoding MFS transporter, which yields MTIYWRLSNLYFWFFALLGGLLPYWSLYLEDQGFSYLQIATLMATIQLTKIIAPNVWGWLGDRTGQRVRLVRYGALVGSLFFAGVFMEPGFYGLLLVMLAFTFFWNAILPLYEVITLRALGTAREKYGKVRLWGSVGFIGAVATVGAILELIPVSNLPWLLLPVFAGIAVSAFLVPAEQGERKPPAPKGSLKAIVTHPAVVTFFLMNFLLQVSHGAYYTFFSIHLEQHGYSKLSIGLLWSLGVLAEIGLFLVMHYLTRHFTVRQIVIAALGLTMFRWMLIAELTGFVWILIFAQLLHAASYGALHAVSVQYIQGFFGKHHHGQGQALYSGLTFGAGGAIGAWLSGFLVEGFSTSAAFWGSAAAIAIGIVLTWIGLRPPPAEHD from the coding sequence ATGACTATCTACTGGCGCCTCTCAAACCTCTACTTCTGGTTCTTCGCTCTTTTGGGCGGCTTGTTGCCGTACTGGTCGCTTTACCTCGAAGACCAGGGTTTTTCCTACCTTCAGATCGCCACCCTCATGGCGACCATTCAGCTTACCAAAATCATCGCGCCCAACGTCTGGGGCTGGCTGGGGGATCGCACTGGCCAGCGGGTGAGGCTGGTTCGCTATGGCGCTCTGGTTGGTTCGCTTTTCTTTGCCGGGGTGTTCATGGAGCCCGGATTTTACGGGCTGCTGCTGGTCATGCTGGCGTTCACTTTTTTCTGGAACGCTATCCTTCCGCTTTATGAAGTGATCACTCTGCGGGCCCTGGGTACCGCCCGGGAGAAGTATGGCAAGGTCCGGTTGTGGGGATCTGTCGGCTTTATCGGCGCTGTCGCCACCGTGGGGGCGATTCTCGAGCTGATTCCGGTGAGCAATCTGCCCTGGCTGCTTTTACCGGTCTTTGCGGGGATTGCCGTTTCGGCTTTTCTGGTGCCGGCAGAGCAGGGTGAACGCAAGCCGCCCGCTCCCAAAGGCAGCCTGAAAGCGATCGTGACCCATCCGGCGGTGGTCACCTTCTTTTTGATGAATTTTCTGCTGCAGGTGTCCCACGGCGCCTACTACACCTTTTTCAGTATCCACCTTGAACAGCATGGCTACAGCAAGCTTTCGATCGGACTGCTTTGGTCGCTGGGGGTGCTGGCGGAAATAGGGCTGTTTCTGGTGATGCATTACCTGACCCGGCATTTCACGGTCCGGCAGATTGTAATCGCGGCCCTGGGGTTGACCATGTTCCGCTGGATGCTGATCGCGGAGCTGACAGGATTCGTGTGGATCCTTATCTTCGCCCAGCTGCTGCACGCGGCCTCTTATGGCGCGCTTCACGCGGTGTCCGTTCAGTATATTCAAGGCTTTTTCGGCAAGCACCATCACGGCCAGGGGCAGGCGCTCTACAGTGGCCTGACCTTCGGGGCCGGCGGTGCCATCGGTGCCTGGCTGTCCGGGTTCCTGGTGGAAGGGTTCAGCACCTCGGCGGCGTTCTGGGGCAGTGCCGCCGCCATTGCTATTGGCATCGTGCTGACCTGGATCGGCCTGCGGCCACCCCCGGCCGAACATGACTGA
- a CDS encoding alpha/beta fold hydrolase: MSWPLRHLTLAGLHWPASHTDSHTPDTPVLMIHGWLDNALSFARLAPVLAQDRNVYAIDLAGHGQSGHRPPGQGYPLTDYIADLAELVETYFNDDGAPAKVDLVGHSLGGIISLFYAAAFPERVRRVVLIDSLGPLTRQPSEVIPQMRKAIRKRLAGSGRPVVYDTIKEAAKAREGGMIPLSHEAAMTLIPRNLQEVAGGYGWSTDAQLRHPSMIMMDESQVQGCLEQVRTPTRFVRAEKGLLASRPELNLRAEAIAGLDIVSVPGGHHCHLDGDIGPVANAVRDFINVV, translated from the coding sequence ATGTCCTGGCCGCTCAGGCATCTCACCCTAGCGGGCCTTCACTGGCCCGCATCCCACACTGACAGCCACACCCCCGACACGCCAGTGCTGATGATTCATGGCTGGCTGGATAATGCCCTGTCATTTGCCCGTCTTGCGCCTGTTCTGGCACAAGATCGTAATGTTTATGCCATTGATCTGGCCGGCCACGGGCAGTCTGGCCATCGCCCGCCGGGCCAGGGTTACCCGCTGACGGACTATATTGCTGATCTGGCAGAGCTGGTCGAGACGTACTTTAACGATGACGGGGCGCCTGCAAAGGTTGATCTGGTGGGGCATTCCCTCGGGGGCATCATCTCGCTCTTCTATGCAGCGGCTTTTCCAGAGCGCGTGAGAAGGGTGGTACTTATCGACAGTCTGGGCCCGCTCACGCGTCAGCCGTCGGAAGTAATCCCACAAATGCGAAAAGCCATACGCAAGCGCTTGGCGGGGTCGGGCAGGCCTGTCGTTTATGACACGATCAAGGAAGCGGCCAAAGCCCGGGAAGGCGGCATGATTCCGCTGTCCCATGAGGCGGCCATGACGTTGATTCCCCGAAACCTGCAAGAAGTGGCGGGAGGTTATGGTTGGTCTACCGATGCGCAATTGCGCCATCCGTCCATGATCATGATGGATGAGTCCCAGGTACAGGGATGTCTGGAACAGGTCAGAACGCCGACCCGGTTTGTGCGGGCGGAAAAAGGGTTACTTGCCAGTCGGCCGGAACTGAATTTACGTGCAGAGGCGATTGCCGGGCTTGATATTGTATCCGTGCCCGGAGGGCACCATTGTCATCTTGATGGCGATATCGGGCCGGTTGCCAACGCTGTGAGGGATTTTATCAATGTTGTTTGA
- a CDS encoding LysR family transcriptional regulator: protein MDAHLLEAFVNVIDQGSFSEAAERLHLTQPAISKRLSALENLVGNRLIDRSNRTIRLTDAGARLLPHARRIIDEVHNARLALSDRRGSVAGRLSVIASHHIGLHHLPAWLRRLNREYPDVSLELKFMDSESALDLMEKRTAELAFVTLSESMGSSFEVATRWEDAMAFVASPEHPLAAIEKPALADLAQYDALLPETGTATYRTVSRLFLDEGLALKLQIPTNYLETIKVMAGVGLGWSVLPVSMVDDSLVRLPVSYDVSRLLGGIRLKGRSLSPQAKALLAIASELQ from the coding sequence ATGGATGCCCACCTCCTGGAAGCCTTCGTTAACGTCATTGACCAGGGTTCGTTTTCCGAGGCCGCCGAACGTCTTCACCTGACGCAGCCGGCGATCAGCAAACGGCTTTCGGCCTTGGAAAACCTGGTGGGTAATCGCCTCATCGACCGCAGCAACCGGACGATCCGGCTGACAGACGCCGGCGCCCGTTTGCTGCCCCACGCACGACGAATTATCGACGAGGTCCACAACGCCCGCCTGGCGCTGTCAGATCGCCGGGGCAGTGTTGCCGGCCGGCTCTCGGTCATTGCCAGCCACCATATCGGGCTGCACCACTTACCAGCCTGGCTGCGTCGACTGAACCGGGAATACCCAGACGTCTCGCTGGAACTTAAATTCATGGATTCCGAAAGCGCGCTGGACCTGATGGAAAAGCGCACCGCGGAACTTGCGTTTGTGACCCTGAGCGAAAGTATGGGTTCCTCATTTGAAGTAGCCACACGATGGGAAGATGCCATGGCCTTTGTGGCCTCACCAGAACATCCCCTGGCGGCCATCGAGAAACCCGCCCTGGCAGACCTGGCGCAGTACGACGCCCTGCTACCGGAAACCGGTACCGCGACCTATCGCACGGTCAGCCGACTGTTTCTGGACGAGGGGCTCGCGCTAAAACTGCAGATTCCCACCAACTACCTGGAAACCATCAAGGTCATGGCGGGAGTGGGGCTCGGCTGGAGTGTTCTGCCGGTGAGCATGGTGGATGACAGCCTGGTTCGCCTGCCGGTGAGCTACGATGTCAGTCGCCTGCTGGGCGGCATCCGTCTGAAGGGCCGGTCATTGAGCCCGCAGGCGAAGGCATTGCTCGCCATCGCTTCGGAACTGCAATGA
- the aroC gene encoding chorismate synthase codes for MSGNSFGKLFTVTSFGESHGAALGCIVDGCPPGLELSEADLQGDLDRRKPGTSRHTTQRREADEVRILSGVFEGKTTGTPIGLLIENTDQRSKDYSKIATQFRPAHADYTYMHKYGVRDYRGGGRSSARETAMRVAAGGIARKFLHERLGTTIRGYLSQLGPIKIEKFDWAQVHQNPFFCPDVDKVPEMEDYMDALRKSGDSIGARINVVAEGVPPGFGEPIFDRLDADLAHALMSINAVKGVEIGAGFGCIDQKGTDHRDELTPEGFLSNNAGGVLGGISSGQPILASIALKPTSSLRLPGRSIDVDGNPVEVITTGRHDPCVGIRATPIAEAMMAIVLMDHYLRHRGQNGDVKVSTPDIGQA; via the coding sequence ATGTCTGGAAATAGCTTCGGAAAACTGTTCACGGTGACCTCGTTTGGTGAGAGTCACGGCGCCGCGCTTGGCTGCATTGTAGATGGCTGCCCGCCCGGGCTTGAGCTTTCTGAAGCCGACCTTCAGGGCGACCTGGATCGACGTAAACCTGGAACCTCGCGCCACACCACCCAGAGACGGGAAGCGGATGAGGTGCGGATTCTGTCCGGTGTGTTCGAAGGCAAGACCACTGGCACACCCATCGGCCTGCTGATCGAGAACACTGACCAGCGCTCGAAGGACTATTCCAAGATCGCAACCCAGTTTCGGCCGGCGCACGCCGATTACACTTACATGCACAAGTACGGTGTGCGGGATTACCGTGGTGGCGGCCGGTCCTCAGCGCGGGAGACTGCCATGCGGGTCGCCGCCGGTGGCATCGCCAGGAAGTTCCTGCACGAGCGGCTGGGCACCACCATTCGCGGCTACCTGTCGCAGTTGGGCCCGATAAAGATCGAGAAATTCGACTGGGCCCAGGTCCATCAGAACCCGTTCTTCTGCCCGGACGTGGACAAGGTTCCGGAAATGGAAGACTACATGGATGCCCTGCGTAAATCTGGTGACTCCATCGGCGCGCGAATCAATGTGGTTGCCGAGGGCGTGCCCCCGGGCTTTGGCGAGCCGATATTCGATCGGCTGGATGCGGATCTGGCCCACGCCCTGATGAGCATCAACGCGGTAAAAGGCGTGGAAATCGGCGCCGGCTTTGGCTGCATCGACCAGAAGGGCACCGACCATCGGGATGAACTGACGCCGGAGGGATTTCTGTCCAATAACGCCGGTGGCGTTCTGGGGGGAATTTCCTCCGGCCAACCCATTCTGGCGAGCATTGCGCTGAAGCCTACGTCGAGCCTTCGCCTGCCCGGACGCAGCATTGATGTGGACGGCAACCCGGTGGAAGTGATTACCACCGGCCGGCACGACCCCTGCGTGGGTATCCGCGCCACGCCGATTGCCGAGGCAATGATGGCCATCGTGCTGATGGACCACTATCTGCGCCATCGCGGCCAGAATGGCGACGTCAAAGTCTCAACCCCGGACATAGGTCAAGCCTGA
- a CDS encoding patatin-like phospholipase family protein, with product MTVNEERKTVALTLGSGGARGYAHIGAIEVLCERGYDIIAISGCSMGALIGGVYAAGRMKDYKDWVTGLGQFDVLKLLDVTFNSVGAIRGEKIFSVVREMIGDIRIEDLPLAYTAVATDLLGHKEIWFQEGPLDQAIRASVAIPSVVTPLVLNGRVLVDGALLNPLPIIPTISSHADLVVAVNLSGEDDRRNRIPDAAFHSSGESSGEGGEMDEWVNKLRDKASQLFDWDALKTFTARRDRAPGDDTPVQDKIGEALARKEVSDRKEGSEKKDPAKKPLVKKIAEKKNEDHETIDWDKLGIGKFDVMNLTIETMQSALAQYKLAGYPPDLLVNIPKNASRSYDYHRAPELIQLGRERMAAVLDRYEKDMNSSGPMAL from the coding sequence GTGACCGTCAATGAGGAAAGGAAAACCGTGGCGCTGACTCTTGGCAGCGGCGGGGCGAGGGGATACGCCCATATTGGTGCCATCGAAGTCCTCTGCGAGCGTGGCTACGATATTATTGCCATTTCCGGCTGCTCCATGGGGGCTCTGATTGGTGGCGTCTACGCCGCCGGCCGGATGAAGGATTACAAGGACTGGGTGACCGGCCTGGGCCAGTTTGATGTTTTGAAACTGCTGGACGTGACGTTTAATTCAGTAGGCGCGATCCGTGGCGAGAAGATCTTTTCCGTGGTTCGGGAAATGATCGGTGATATCCGCATAGAAGACCTTCCGCTGGCCTACACAGCGGTCGCAACCGACCTTCTGGGCCATAAGGAAATCTGGTTTCAGGAAGGGCCGCTGGACCAGGCCATTCGTGCATCAGTCGCCATTCCCAGCGTGGTCACGCCGCTGGTTCTTAACGGCCGGGTTCTGGTCGACGGGGCGCTGCTCAACCCTCTGCCCATTATTCCCACGATCTCATCCCACGCGGATCTGGTGGTTGCGGTCAATCTGAGTGGCGAAGACGATCGCCGCAACCGTATCCCCGATGCTGCCTTCCACAGCAGTGGTGAAAGCAGCGGCGAGGGCGGTGAAATGGACGAGTGGGTCAACAAGCTGCGGGACAAGGCCAGCCAACTGTTCGACTGGGACGCGCTAAAGACCTTCACTGCCAGGCGGGACCGGGCACCCGGTGACGATACACCGGTGCAGGATAAAATCGGCGAGGCGCTTGCCCGCAAAGAGGTTTCCGACAGGAAAGAGGGATCGGAAAAGAAAGACCCTGCGAAAAAGCCACTGGTCAAAAAAATCGCGGAAAAGAAAAACGAGGATCACGAAACCATCGACTGGGACAAGCTCGGTATCGGCAAGTTCGATGTGATGAACCTGACCATCGAAACCATGCAGAGCGCCCTGGCGCAGTACAAACTGGCCGGGTACCCGCCAGATCTGTTGGTGAATATCCCCAAGAACGCCAGTCGCAGCTACGACTACCATCGGGCCCCGGAGCTGATTCAGCTGGGCCGCGAGCGCATGGCCGCGGTACTGGACCGTTATGAAAAGGACATGAACAGCTCCGGACCCATGGCGCTGTAG
- the leuB gene encoding 3-isopropylmalate dehydrogenase: protein MPRTVLMLPGDGIGPEIVTEAEKVLRKVNENFNLDLNFESALVGGAAIDEYDTPLPEDTMAKARKADAIILGAVGGPKWDKRPMASRPEKGLLGLRSGLELFANLRPAILYPQLASASSLKPEVVSGLDIMIVRELTGGIYFGQPRGLRELESGERQGYNTYAYTESEIRRIGRVAFEAAQQRGKKLCSVDKANVLEVTVLWREIMEDLRREYPDVELSHMYVDNAAMQLVRAPKQFDVIVTGNMFGDILSDEAAMLTGSIGMLPSASLNSEKQGMYEPCHGSAPDIAGKGVANPLATILSVAMMLRYSLNEVKAAEAIEAAVSKVLDQGLRTADIMSADGRKVSTREMGDAVLAAL, encoded by the coding sequence ATGCCAAGAACAGTATTAATGTTGCCGGGTGACGGCATTGGCCCGGAGATCGTTACTGAAGCAGAAAAAGTGCTTCGCAAGGTCAACGAGAATTTCAATCTGGATCTGAATTTCGAATCGGCGCTCGTCGGCGGTGCGGCTATTGATGAATACGACACGCCGCTGCCGGAAGACACCATGGCAAAGGCGCGCAAGGCGGATGCGATTATCCTGGGTGCCGTGGGCGGTCCCAAGTGGGACAAGCGTCCAATGGCCAGTCGCCCGGAAAAAGGCCTGCTGGGGCTACGCTCCGGTCTGGAGCTGTTTGCCAACCTTCGTCCTGCGATTCTTTATCCTCAGTTGGCATCAGCCTCCTCGTTGAAGCCGGAGGTTGTGTCCGGTCTCGATATCATGATTGTTCGGGAGCTGACCGGCGGCATCTATTTCGGTCAGCCGCGCGGGCTCCGTGAACTTGAGAGTGGAGAGCGGCAGGGCTATAACACCTATGCCTATACCGAATCCGAGATTCGTCGTATCGGCCGTGTCGCCTTTGAAGCAGCGCAGCAGCGCGGCAAGAAGCTGTGTTCCGTCGACAAGGCCAACGTTCTGGAAGTGACCGTTCTGTGGCGGGAAATTATGGAAGATCTGCGCCGGGAATATCCGGATGTGGAGCTTTCCCATATGTATGTCGATAACGCCGCCATGCAGCTGGTGAGGGCGCCCAAGCAGTTCGACGTGATTGTGACCGGCAACATGTTTGGTGATATCCTTTCGGACGAAGCGGCGATGCTGACCGGCTCCATCGGTATGTTGCCATCGGCGTCGCTGAACTCTGAAAAGCAGGGCATGTACGAGCCCTGTCATGGTTCGGCTCCGGATATCGCGGGCAAAGGCGTTGCCAACCCGTTGGCGACCATCCTGAGCGTGGCCATGATGCTTCGTTATAGCCTGAACGAAGTGAAAGCGGCAGAAGCCATTGAAGCGGCCGTCAGCAAGGTGCTGGACCAGGGCCTCCGTACCGCGGATATCATGTCGGCGGATGGTCGCAAGGTGTCTACCCGCGAGATGGGTGACGCCGTTCTGGCGGCTCTCTAG
- the prmB gene encoding 50S ribosomal protein L3 N(5)-glutamine methyltransferase, with protein MADPANELQTVRDYLRYVCSRFSESTLFFGHGTDNVWDEAVQLVMRTLHLPLENNTLFLDARLTLTERELILQRLSRRIDQRIPLAYLLGEAWFMGLPFYVDERVLVPRSPLGELLESRLQPWLGEREPGRILDLCTGSGCIGIAAAMVFEEAIVDLSDLSPEALEVAAVNIDTHGVSDRVSTVRSDVFDTIEGRYDVILSNPPYVDAEDMADMPAEFRHEPELGLSAGDDGLEIAHRILAQARGHLNPGGLLIVEVGNSWVALQEAYPDLPFTWLEFENGGDGVFLLTAEDLETAGL; from the coding sequence GTGGCCGACCCCGCTAATGAACTGCAGACCGTCCGTGATTATCTTCGATATGTGTGCTCCCGCTTCTCGGAATCGACACTCTTTTTCGGCCATGGCACCGACAATGTCTGGGATGAAGCCGTTCAACTGGTGATGCGAACACTGCACCTGCCGCTTGAGAACAACACGCTTTTTCTCGATGCCCGGCTGACACTGACCGAGCGGGAACTGATCCTTCAGCGCCTGTCGCGGCGTATTGACCAGCGTATACCGCTGGCGTATCTGCTGGGTGAAGCCTGGTTCATGGGGCTGCCGTTCTACGTGGATGAACGTGTGCTGGTGCCCCGGTCGCCCCTGGGTGAACTGCTGGAGAGTCGTCTGCAGCCCTGGCTGGGAGAGCGGGAGCCGGGCCGTATTCTGGATCTGTGCACCGGCAGCGGCTGTATCGGCATTGCCGCGGCGATGGTCTTCGAAGAGGCCATCGTGGATCTCTCCGATCTGTCGCCGGAGGCTTTGGAAGTAGCAGCGGTCAACATTGATACCCATGGGGTATCAGACCGGGTGTCCACGGTTCGCTCGGACGTGTTTGATACCATTGAAGGCCGTTATGACGTTATCCTGAGCAATCCGCCCTACGTCGACGCAGAAGATATGGCGGATATGCCCGCAGAATTCCGGCATGAACCCGAACTGGGTCTGAGTGCCGGGGATGACGGACTGGAGATTGCGCATCGGATTCTGGCGCAGGCGCGGGGCCACCTGAACCCTGGAGGCCTGCTGATCGTTGAGGTTGGGAACAGTTGGGTCGCGCTTCAGGAGGCGTATCCGGACCTTCCTTTCACCTGGCTGGAATTTGAAAACGGTGGTGATGGCGTGTTTTTGCTGACGGCGGAAGATCTTGAAACTGCCGGGCTTTAA
- the leuC gene encoding 3-isopropylmalate dehydratase large subunit, whose product MAGKTLYDKLWDDHLVKQRDDGSALIYIDRQLLHEVTSPQAFEGLRLANRKPWRLDANLAVPDHNVPTTDREKGVEGIVDPVSRIQVETLDKNCDEFGILEFKIKDQRQGIVHVIGPEQGATLPGMSIVCGDSHTSTHGAFGCLAHGIGTSEVEHVLATQCLVQQKMKNMLVRVDGELGPGVTGKDVVLAIIGKIGTAGGTGYAIEFGGDAIRGLSMEGRMTICNMSIEAGARVGMVAVDQTTIDYVKDRPFAPKGEMRDKAIQYWNTLHSDEDAVFDKVVELDGSAIQPQISWGTSPEMVAGVGGNVPDPAAEEDPIKREGIVRALKYMGLEPNMPLADIKLDRIFIGSCTNSRIEDLREVAKVVKGRKVSPTLKQAMVVPGSGLVKVQAEQEGLDKIFLEAGLEWRDPGCSMCLAMNADKLGDGEHCASTSNRNFEGRQGFGGRTHLVSPAMAAAAAIHGHFVDVREMMSGTTGETAGEQA is encoded by the coding sequence ATGGCGGGAAAAACCTTATACGACAAATTGTGGGACGATCATCTCGTCAAACAGCGGGATGACGGCTCAGCGTTAATCTACATTGATCGCCAACTTTTGCACGAAGTAACCTCGCCCCAGGCCTTTGAGGGCCTGAGGCTGGCGAACCGCAAGCCGTGGCGTCTGGATGCCAATCTGGCAGTGCCGGACCACAACGTGCCGACCACGGATCGTGAGAAGGGCGTAGAGGGCATTGTTGACCCGGTCTCCCGGATTCAGGTGGAAACCCTGGACAAGAACTGCGACGAGTTCGGCATCCTGGAATTCAAGATCAAGGACCAGCGCCAGGGCATCGTTCACGTGATCGGGCCGGAGCAGGGCGCAACCCTGCCGGGCATGTCCATTGTCTGTGGCGACTCCCATACCTCTACCCACGGCGCTTTTGGTTGCCTGGCCCATGGCATCGGCACGTCCGAAGTCGAACACGTTCTGGCCACTCAGTGCCTAGTGCAGCAGAAGATGAAGAACATGCTGGTGCGTGTAGACGGCGAACTCGGCCCGGGCGTGACCGGCAAGGACGTGGTTCTGGCCATAATCGGCAAGATCGGAACCGCCGGCGGCACCGGCTATGCCATTGAATTCGGTGGCGATGCCATTCGCGGGCTTTCCATGGAAGGCCGGATGACCATCTGCAATATGTCCATTGAAGCCGGTGCCCGGGTAGGCATGGTGGCTGTGGATCAGACCACCATTGATTATGTGAAGGATCGTCCCTTCGCACCAAAAGGCGAGATGCGGGACAAGGCCATCCAGTACTGGAATACCCTGCACAGTGATGAGGATGCCGTTTTCGATAAAGTGGTAGAGCTGGACGGCTCGGCTATCCAGCCCCAGATCAGTTGGGGTACGTCCCCGGAAATGGTAGCGGGCGTTGGTGGAAACGTGCCGGACCCGGCGGCGGAAGAAGACCCGATCAAGCGGGAAGGCATTGTCCGCGCACTCAAGTACATGGGGCTTGAGCCCAATATGCCTCTTGCTGATATCAAGCTCGACCGGATATTTATTGGTTCCTGTACCAACAGCCGTATCGAAGACCTTCGCGAGGTGGCAAAAGTGGTCAAGGGACGGAAAGTGTCACCGACCCTGAAGCAGGCCATGGTGGTGCCGGGCTCAGGCCTGGTGAAGGTTCAGGCCGAGCAGGAAGGACTGGATAAGATTTTCCTTGAAGCCGGTCTGGAATGGCGCGACCCGGGCTGCTCCATGTGCCTGGCCATGAATGCTGACAAGCTGGGCGATGGTGAGCACTGTGCGTCCACGTCCAATCGCAACTTTGAGGGTCGTCAGGGCTTTGGCGGGCGTACCCATCTGGTGAGCCCTGCCATGGCAGCGGCAGCGGCCATTCACGGCCACTTTGTTGATGTTCGCGAAATGATGAGCGGAACGACCGGAGAGACAGCGGGAGAGCAGGCATGA